In the Platichthys flesus chromosome 14, fPlaFle2.1, whole genome shotgun sequence genome, ATTTGTGTCTAATTTATTCATAGGGCAGGTCATTTTTAAGGAAGCCCATTTCTACCAAGAGAAGAACATATAAATAATTACTTTAATGTAAATCCAAATATGACAAAATCTTAATACTTTTGATTTTGTACGTCAAAATGATGACTATTGTTTTGAGTTCGACCTGCAATAACTTGGGGACAGTGTAAGCTGTCCCTCGGAACCCATACAGACATTTTACCGAGTTCGAATTTGACCAAAGTTAGATTGCAAAACAGTTGCACAACCAACAAAGCCCCATCATCATTCATTTGGAATCATGTGTCTGTGAACAAGTCCAATATTCCCTCTCCCTGTGCTCCGTTTTTGTCTCCACCAACTCCAGAAAGGAAAGATCTGTCACTTTTGCTGCTCGGTGCTTCACTCTTTTCAGACAACTAGTTGCTATCATTGCCTTGTCTGCAGTTTGATGTTCTTAGTCCACAGTGAGTGTTTTTAGAACACACGCTGCCTTAAAGTCTGGTGCAGCTtctgctcagctcagctcaAGTTATTCTCCACTATGCTGGAAATGAACTGGTGATTCTGCTTATAATGTTTTTTCCTCAATGGAATTAAAATGGTTATTGGGGCAAAATAAAACCTCCTCACCTTTTTTAAAAGGAGCCAtagaggtttaaaaaaaaaaaaaaacaataataggAAAAGGTAAACCTGGACAAGGTATTTTGCGATTGGTTGCCTTGTTGTCATGACAACATAAAAACAGCGCTTGTCCTCACTAAAGGGCTGTGAATCCCAAAAAAAAGGggagaaacaggaagcagcCTTTTTAGGTACAAAAGGCAGCATCTGTCAATCACCATGCATTGCAGGGATTTACTTAGTCATGGTGGCTGACACTGCCCAGATGGTCTGATGAGGCACTATCTAATTACTTCTGTAGATCTGATGAATACTCAGCAGGCCATCGCGGTCAGAGATCCGTCACTGCCACCACCAGGACTTTCATGCATCTACAGATCAGTATAGATATGGACTATGTGATTGCAGCAGAGGATTTTGTGACGTGTGTAAATCaggagacagaagaaaagaTGTTGGGGGCACAGAAAGGCCAACAGCATGTAATATTTATGTGTTAATGAAACAAATGTGGTAAAGATTTGAGACGCCAATTTCTTTGTTGATTTATTATCTCTAGGATTTACTGTGTTTTATTCTTCCCCTTGAAGATCAGGTTTAACATCAGTCTGACACTACAGATACTCCTAAAAGAGAGCTTTTCTCTTAAGGTGCTAAATTGAAAATTCATACCGCATCTACAACCAAGCATATGCAGTGATCACAACTTCAAAAGGTTTCATATGCTTTTTACACTGTTCCACTTGCTTCGACACGGGCATAATAATATGGAAAACATGGTTTGTCAAACCAAGACTTGTGTCAAGCATCTTGAGAGGTTATATAAATCCAGTCCATTTATCATTTCACCAGGTTTCTGCCGATTCAGTCCCTATGTGAGACGATGTGGATCATCAGCCACATGTGCAGGTTGGTTAATTGGTATTTCGCAAAAAAGGTTTGagcaaagagagaagagaaacacacgTGTGGGTCACACAGGAGAAGGTTGGTCAGTTTACTTCTATGAACAGAATTGATGAGGAAGAGTATTAGTAGTGCGAAAACCAAAAGTACAGGCTCTATAGAGGGAGAGACACCAGAATCTGGAAGGTCATTGCGAGATATACCTTTATGATATGAATTACAGAGAGAAGTTTCTGTCAAAGCTCTAATGGAAATGCCAATCTACGtttaaaataagtattttacACTAGGTGCTTTCTGAGGAACGTTCTGCCTTTGTCTGAGCAACATTTGTTCAGCCATGTTTGCCGTGtgccatttttttgtttgtgcgcCACAGCATACTAGACGAAGTGTGGGAGTCACATTGCTCCAGTAGAGGGCAGTGGTGCAGCATTCTGGGAGCCACACTGCCTTTTCCTGAGAAGAACAAGTGTTGTCCAGCTGTATTATCATCAAGAGGAAAGTGTCGAGGAGTGAGAGTAaaactttgttttctctgctggtCTTTGCAGGTGGAAGATCGTTTTAGTAAGGACACGCTCCTCTGTTGAAGCTCAGCTGGCACAGCTCCTCTGGAGTGAAATGGGTAAAGTTGAGTGTTTTCCTGATGTCACCATCggtttgttttggtgttagCATGCCTGCTAACATCCCTGTTATGGCTTTGATTACTCAAACATCATAATAATCATTGTTATTGCAGGTTATTAATTAAGATATAAAACAATacataatataattaaaaaagatCTCTggctttataataataacaataacaaggAACAAACCCAGTTAAACAGAATATTTAACAAACTAAATAATACTGTTGGCACCTAAAGGACTTATTCctacattcattttatttcatattgagATGATTTCTGAAGACATCACCAAAGACTGCAAATATGCATCAACAGGTCCTTCTTATGCTTGTGATAATGTGGTGGTGATGTGTATTATGTTAATTGTAAAGTAAATTAGGTTATAACCTAATGAAGTTactccacattcctcatttgAATGCAGGCAACAGACTTCGTTCTCGTTATATTGCAACTTCTTTAATGTCTTATTGCAACTTTACTCACATGATATTACGACAATATTCTAGAAATCTAGCAATTGTTTTATTCAACTTTCCCCGAATACCCAGTTGTAGTAATCCACGTCCACTGAAGGGAGCTCATGTTTTCTCCGTACAGCTTTCTGGCACTGATTATTATTTCTATGCTTCATTTTTTGTAACAATGTGTGAATGGATCAGTTCACTGTTCTAATGctgcctccgtctctctcccctGGCAGAGGGTGTCCTGCCCCAGTCCTCACTAAGGCTCCTGGCTCCACCTCTGCGGGTGATGCTGGCTGTGATGTGGAAGGTGGTTCGTCAGAAGAATGTAAAGCATTATAAGAAGGTGGTGGAGTTTGTGTCCTTGGTAACTGAGGCCATCCCTGACATattgactgacagacagaggagactgCTCTCTCTGGGATTAAGAGCAAAGGTAGGAAATACAGATCCACCATACTCTAtatcaggggtgtccaaacttttcatCCAGAGGGCCACATCCAGAGGGCCACATtcgaaggtctgggccactcacacCGCCACGCCCCTCTGCCCTGGAGCGGACCATTGACAGTGCGCTTCAATTGCGTCGCTCAGGGCCGGGGGCTTGgtggcgttctgagggacagctggcaggtcaggggttagatgggcgccacctagtgtctaaactgagaagtacaatacagtgggccatagtccattacattacaattcatttagctgacactttaaCCCAAAGCGATTTACATTcaatgcattcaagggtacccgagggtacaaaccccgaacaacaagaatcacgatatagagcaggggtgtccaaactacggcccgtagttttggacacccctgctctataTCGTTAAAGGTTTAAGGTCAATGTAATGCTGATATCAGTCCAGTGTTATCTTCTCGTGATACaacttattttgaaagatttCAATCTGATATCTGGTATCCATCttgttgcttttcttctttattgCACATCTTGGGAGAACAAAACTTAattgaaaaaacacaatgtcttcACAGGAACATGTCAAATGTTGCAGAGGAGGGGAAGTGTATTTACAGACAGTGTTTTTCAACCcaacataaaaaatgtgtaaaatgaaatAGTATTATGCATTGTGTTTACCGTTTTTAGTGAGGAGTTATGTTCAATCTAAAATGTGATCAAAGAGCCACTGTAATCCATATTAATAAAGAGAATTTCAGCTCAAGatgtattaaaaatgtaaattcaataATAACTTAATATGTGCTTGTTAGAACTGTCTTTACCCAAAACAACTTTTAACTTTACGTTGAAAGTTTAAACTAGTGTAAACTCCCCTTAAAGATGTACAGTATCTGTAATGATCACATTCATTGTTGATACATTCGGTGGATTAAAACCAAATCAATCATATATATACAGATTGAATGGACCCTGAATGCATTATCTATCACTATATTCTTTTGATTTCAGTGTGTAAGCAGAAAGTTAGATGAGTAGTGTGCAGCTGGCAGTTAGATTGTATAGTTTAACACTATCAATGGGCTGGTTGCAGCTACGAAGAGGGAGTATTTAGTTTCTTTGTTGTCTGTGCCTGTGTCTTTTCCAGATGATTTTCCAGATGTTACTTTCTGAACAGTCAGAAGATCTCAGACATGTTACAACACACTTAGACAGCCTCCCGCCAACCAGCTCAAATCAGGTGTGTGACATCTTCCATTGTGGACATTAAATATTGACTTGTTTTCCCTGGTCCTGcttattttaaatgtgcataTTGTACTTGACAGCTTCAGCCCCAAACTGAAGCCCTCGAAGACAATTTTGTCCGACTTATTCAGAGACTTCTAGAGGACTCAAAGGGGAGAGAACACTTTCTTGAGGTACTTGTTTGCTTTAACATGAAAAGGggcagtttttttgtttgtttgtcaaatgagGCAGTGCTTTGAgacttcatatatatatttatatatatatgatttaaatGTTCTGCCTGACAGAATGTGTTTCCCGTGGAGTACGGCCCCAACTTTGATACAGCACTGGAGACGATGGTTTGTGATTTCTTCAGCCGGCTGGAAGAGCTTCTGCTTATACCAAACTTTAAACAGGTAAAGAGACTAAATTTggctttaaaaatgtatcaaattCCCCAATGAATGTTCATATTTCCTGGTCCAGTCCCTCAAAATAATGGTTTTAATAATTTGGTAAAGACCGCAGTATGGATCAGTGATTCATCCTCTGTGCTAGAAGAGCACATGCAGGGTGTGACCACTACAGATGACCTTAAAGTTTTGCTCAGAAGCAAGGTGCATCATGGTAAAATGGCAAAGATGGATTCCATTGGTAAgtgtattttttatcatttatagaCAAAATGGATCGATTGACAAACTATTATCTGATCAATTTGTAATGACAGTAATTATTTGTGGCAGCTCTCGTGTAGATATGTTCCAACCACTttgaaaaaagtaaatatacaaacagtaaagttgttttctcttctgttttcaaAAAGGGCCCTCTccatcagagcagcagctcttcttATCATTATCTGTCCCTCCTTCATTGAGAGCAACCAAGGACATGGaatcaaaaacacagacatttgaAAACCAAAGAGAATCTGAGGCGACTCCTCAGGCGGTGGGAGACACGATGGAAAAGGATAGAAGATGGTTGGATGAGAATGAGAcaccacagagcagcacagaacAAACAACAGGAGAGAAATGTAGTGACCGTGTTCCTGATGTTCACATTGTGGAGGAGTGTGATGACAGAGCTACCTCTAAATCTGCTCAGAGCCCTGTATTGTCCGGATCTTTAATCGGCCACCCTCGGCTCAGAGTTGCACAGAAATGCAGTCAGTGTGCAAAGTGCTTCATTTACCGTTATGAGCTCCTGGAGCATCAAAGACTGCACACTGGAGAAAACCCCTACAAGTGCTCTCAGTGCGGAAAGGCCTTCAGGAGGACATCTGACCTGTCTACTCACAGACGGACACAGTGTACGAAGGCCGCTTATATTTGCATCAAATGTGGGAATAGCTTTCAGTCTATACAGGACGGATTTAGACACCAGTGTATTGAAAGTGTCCCAAAGTTTGACTGCTCTCAGTGTGGAAAAGGCTTTAAGAAAATGTACCTGCTGGAGAAGCATGAGCTGACTCACAGCCAGGACCGCATCTTCAGGTGCAAACAGTGCAGCGAGGTGTACCCCAGCATGAGCAAGCTGCGATCCCATCAGAGGATTCATCCTCCCAAGCTGTCACATCAGTGCGCGCAGTGTGGGAAGGTCTTCAGCTCGGCTGCGTGTCTGACAGCTCACGAGCTGCGCCACAGACAGCAGAAAACGCAGATGTGCGTGCGCTGCGGCAAAGCCTTTAAGAACAAGCATGACCTGAGTCTGCACATGCGCAGTCACACGGGCGAGAGGCCTTTCCAGTGCACGTACTGTGGGAAACGTTTCTCAGTGTCCGGAAATCTCACCGTGCACATTCGAACTCACACCGGAGAGAAACCATATCTGTGCTCTGACTGCGGAAAGGCTTTTGTTTCAGCGGGCGAGCTGCAGATACACAGACGCACCCACACGGGGGAAAAGCCATACAAATGCACTGTGTGCCAAAGAGGGTTCACCATGGCCAGTAAACTGACACTTCACATGCGTGTTCACACAGGTGAGCGCCCATatgtctgctctgtgtgtgggaAAGGTTTTTCACGTGGTGGCGAACTGAAGAAACATACCATGAACCACACGGGGGTTCGACCGTACGCTTGTCAGCTGTGTGCAAAGACTTACACATGTCTCAATCACCTGAGGAGACACTTAAAGACTCACAGTGGGTTCGAGGCCGTCTGATTATCATAAAGCATTTCtttcaaatgaatgttttgACTTCATGCACTGTGTACAATGTTTCACACACCCCTCACTTGTATGGACTTTATGTATTGGCTTTATTATTTATCGcacttatttattcatcattgGAGTGAACATCTTTTGCAATCGATCCCGGCTGTTTAACAACAAAATTCTGAAGTAACTTATTTGTTCCTGAATGAAGCAGAATTTCTGATTAAATCCCCAAATAAAACATCTTGCACTGGCCTTCACAATATCAGTATTGGAAGTGAGGgaaacatttataatttaaacaaataaagtctcattcatttaaaaaatatgccTCTGTATATCCTGTTAGAATTGTTCTGGACGTTTCTGGAGAAAACatttagaatttgtttttttttctgaaataaaatacacattttgtttatgCACAGAATTGTTATTTCGTTTACTCTTATTTTTTAAAATGTAGCCATCAATACTtattttaaacactttatttttcagttctctgtatgattaaaaatgttatgaGCCATCAGAAAATATCAATAGCTGATCAGATTTAGGTATTTGATCGTCTGGTGAAACGGTGCAACTTACATTGACATCAGATGAGACCGGAGTCCCTGTATCCGGGCTAAGCCGCACAACGAAACGAACGCTCCTGTTACCATCTGACACTGGCTGGACCAACGCTCTTATTATGAACAACGTGTTTCAGGAAGAAGT is a window encoding:
- the LOC133968417 gene encoding zinc finger protein ZFMSA12A-like, with product MEGVLPQSSLRLLAPPLRVMLAVMWKVVRQKNVKHYKKVVEFVSLVTEAIPDILTDRQRRLLSLGLRAKMIFQMLLSEQSEDLRHVTTHLDSLPPTSSNQLQPQTEALEDNFVRLIQRLLEDSKGREHFLENVFPVEYGPNFDTALETMVCDFFSRLEELLLIPNFKQTAVWISDSSSVLEEHMQGVTTTDDLKVLLRSKVHHGKMAKMDSIGPSPSEQQLFLSLSVPPSLRATKDMESKTQTFENQRESEATPQAVGDTMEKDRRWLDENETPQSSTEQTTGEKCSDRVPDVHIVEECDDRATSKSAQSPVLSGSLIGHPRLRVAQKCSQCAKCFIYRYELLEHQRLHTGENPYKCSQCGKAFRRTSDLSTHRRTQCTKAAYICIKCGNSFQSIQDGFRHQCIESVPKFDCSQCGKGFKKMYLLEKHELTHSQDRIFRCKQCSEVYPSMSKLRSHQRIHPPKLSHQCAQCGKVFSSAACLTAHELRHRQQKTQMCVRCGKAFKNKHDLSLHMRSHTGERPFQCTYCGKRFSVSGNLTVHIRTHTGEKPYLCSDCGKAFVSAGELQIHRRTHTGEKPYKCTVCQRGFTMASKLTLHMRVHTGERPYVCSVCGKGFSRGGELKKHTMNHTGVRPYACQLCAKTYTCLNHLRRHLKTHSGFEAV